Genomic window (Nitrospira sp.):
GGACGGATCGTGTGGCAAAATACAATCAGCTGCTTCGTATCGAGGATGAATTGGGTGCGGCCGCCATCTACCGAGGCCGTGCGGCTGTTCCATCGAGGGCCTAACCGACGTGATCATTAAACCGAACCGTGGGCGCGACTGGCTGGATTGGCAGCGGAAGCTGTGCTCTGCCGGGAAATGGGTGGGGCTTGGCGCGCTGGTCTTGATGATGGGCGCGCTGCTGTTCGGGGATATGGGGATACCGCGGTACGTGCATTTGCGCGAGCACGCGGAGCAATTGGATCGGGAGCTCGCCGATCTGCAGCGGTTGAACGGCGAGCTCCGGGCCGATCTAGACCGTGTGCAGTACGATTCGACCAGGATCGAAGAGCTGGCCCGGGAACGATTGGGCTATGTGCGGAAAGGGGAGACCGTGTATCAGATGGCGCCAAATGGAGAAAAGGAGCGGTCTTCCACCGTCAGGACACCATGAAGTTCGGCAGTGTGGCTATCATCGGACGATCGAATGTGGGGAAGTCCACGCTCTTGAATCGCCTGTTGAAG
Coding sequences:
- a CDS encoding septum formation initiator family protein; translation: MIIKPNRGRDWLDWQRKLCSAGKWVGLGALVLMMGALLFGDMGIPRYVHLREHAEQLDRELADLQRLNGELRADLDRVQYDSTRIEELARERLGYVRKGETVYQMAPNGEKERSSTVRTP